A genomic window from Silene latifolia isolate original U9 population chromosome 11, ASM4854445v1, whole genome shotgun sequence includes:
- the LOC141613678 gene encoding DNA-directed RNA polymerase 3, chloroplastic-like, which yields MVEEYREFVREMREKKLAPNLPQVKALFLGWFEPLKKAIGNKKQKLQMSRKQKAIYGFYVDMLLADKMAVIVMHKIMALMAVGNETGCVTLVQAVFQIGSAIEHALPK from the coding sequence ATGGTTGAAGAGTATAGGGAGTTTGTGAGGGAGATGAGAGAGAAGAAATTAGCACCTAATTTGCCACAAGTTAAGGCATTGTTTTTGGGTTGGTTTGAGCCGTTGAAGAAGGCAATTGGTAATAAGAAGCAGAAGTTGCAAATGTCTAGGAAACAAAAAGCTATTTATGGGTTTTATGTTGATATGTTGCTTGCTGATAAAATGGCTGTCATTGTTATGCATAAGATCATGGCTTTGATGGCGGTTGGGAACGAAACCGGTTGTGTTACACTTGTTCAAGCTGTTTTTCAGATTGGTTCTGCAATTGAACATGCTTTACCAAAATAA